From a single Streptomyces sp. NBC_00377 genomic region:
- a CDS encoding arylamine N-acetyltransferase family protein: MFETTPFAADELDSYFRRIGWEGDRRADAETLRGVHLAHSRAIPFENLDPLRGTVPSLAPSDLIAKLVRDGRRGGYCYEHNTLFAAVLEALGLGVTLLTARVVVGAQRFEERPRTHMALLVEVPGEPRPCLADVGFGAPGALLEPVPLTADVEFRGAGRRHRLVHAPHRGPLELWVLETHLGTRGTRGEQGSSGEDRDGDWQAQYAFTLEPFERSDYEVINWHIATNPRSPFGSRAYVQRLTPDGHLLLNGPLLTESHADGTVKQRELTDEAEARRVLDEEFGIAVPDGTRLLP; the protein is encoded by the coding sequence ATGTTCGAGACAACGCCGTTCGCTGCTGACGAGCTCGACTCATACTTCCGGCGGATCGGGTGGGAGGGGGACCGGCGTGCCGACGCGGAGACCCTGCGGGGCGTGCATCTGGCCCACAGCCGTGCCATCCCCTTCGAGAACCTGGACCCGCTGCGCGGCACGGTCCCCTCGCTCGCGCCCTCGGACCTGATCGCCAAGCTGGTCCGCGACGGCCGGCGCGGCGGTTACTGCTACGAGCACAACACGCTGTTCGCGGCCGTCCTGGAAGCGCTGGGCCTCGGAGTGACCCTGCTGACGGCGCGGGTCGTCGTGGGCGCGCAGCGGTTCGAGGAGCGGCCCCGCACCCATATGGCGCTCCTCGTCGAGGTCCCCGGCGAACCGCGGCCCTGTCTCGCCGACGTCGGCTTCGGCGCCCCCGGAGCCCTGCTCGAGCCCGTCCCGCTCACCGCGGACGTCGAGTTCCGCGGCGCGGGCCGCCGCCACCGCCTCGTCCACGCCCCGCACCGCGGCCCGCTGGAGCTGTGGGTGCTGGAGACGCACCTGGGGACGCGTGGGACACGTGGGGAGCAAGGGTCGTCGGGGGAAGACCGGGACGGTGACTGGCAGGCGCAGTACGCCTTCACGCTCGAACCCTTCGAACGGTCCGACTACGAGGTCATCAACTGGCACATCGCCACGAACCCGCGCTCACCGTTCGGCAGCCGCGCCTACGTCCAGCGCCTCACCCCCGACGGACACCTCCTGCTCAACGGCCCGCTCCTCACCGAGAGCCACGCCGACGGCACCGTCAAGCAGCGCGAACTCACGGACGAGGCGGAGGCGCGGCGGGTCCTCGACGAGGAGTTCGGCATCGCCGTTCCGGACGGGACGCGGTTGCTGCCCTGA
- the cbiQ gene encoding cobalt ECF transporter T component CbiQ, which translates to MGAGHAHRLYRHGHSPVHGLPPHTKLAAAFAFVVVVVSTPREAMWAFALYALLLALVAQHARVPTGFLLKRLLIEVPFVAFAVLMPFVAQGERVDVLGLSLSVNGLWGAWNVLAKGTLGVAASVLLASTTELRELLLGLQRLRLPPLLVQIASFMIRYGDVITDEMRRMRIARESRGFEARGVRHWGVLAKSAGALFIRSYERGERVHLAMVSRGYAGSMPVIDEVTASRAQWSHALALPFAALVVCVLGWAL; encoded by the coding sequence GTGGGCGCAGGTCACGCGCACCGGCTCTACCGGCACGGGCACTCACCCGTGCACGGCCTGCCGCCGCACACCAAGCTCGCCGCCGCCTTCGCCTTCGTGGTGGTCGTGGTGTCGACACCGCGCGAGGCGATGTGGGCGTTCGCCCTGTACGCGCTCCTGCTGGCCCTCGTCGCGCAGCACGCGCGCGTGCCCACCGGTTTCCTGCTCAAACGGCTGCTGATCGAGGTGCCGTTCGTCGCGTTCGCGGTGCTGATGCCGTTCGTGGCGCAGGGCGAGCGGGTGGACGTCCTCGGGCTGTCGCTCAGCGTCAACGGGCTGTGGGGCGCCTGGAACGTCCTCGCGAAGGGCACTCTGGGTGTCGCCGCCTCCGTCCTGCTGGCGTCCACCACGGAGCTGCGTGAGCTGCTTCTCGGCCTGCAACGGCTGCGGCTGCCGCCGTTGCTCGTGCAGATCGCCTCCTTCATGATCCGCTACGGCGACGTCATCACGGACGAGATGCGGCGCATGCGGATCGCCCGGGAGTCGCGGGGGTTCGAGGCGCGGGGCGTGCGGCACTGGGGGGTGCTCGCGAAGTCGGCGGGCGCGCTGTTCATCCGCTCCTACGAACGCGGGGAGCGCGTGCACCTGGCCATGGTCAGCCGGGGGTACGCCGGTTCGATGCCGGTGATCGACGAGGTGACCGCGTCGCGGGCGCAGTGGTCGCACGCGCTGGCCCTCCCGTTCGCCGCCCTCGTGGTCTGCGTGTTGGGATGGGCCCTGTGA
- a CDS encoding organic hydroperoxide resistance protein has translation MTEGTAVEAVDTRPTKITYVAEATAHGGRDGFVTSQDGQIELKVAMPPALGGDGNGTNPEQLFAAGYSSCFHNALILVGNRAGFDLTGSTVAAKVGIGPNRHKGYGLAVALSVSLPVLDRAVAEKLVDAAHQVCPYSNATRGNIDVTIILG, from the coding sequence GTGACCGAAGGCACCGCCGTCGAAGCCGTCGACACCCGTCCGACGAAGATCACGTATGTCGCCGAGGCGACCGCGCACGGTGGCCGCGACGGGTTCGTGACCAGTCAGGACGGCCAGATCGAGCTGAAGGTGGCGATGCCGCCGGCGCTGGGCGGGGACGGCAACGGGACCAACCCGGAGCAGCTTTTCGCGGCCGGTTACAGCTCCTGCTTCCACAACGCGCTGATCCTCGTCGGCAACCGCGCGGGCTTCGACCTCACGGGCTCGACGGTGGCGGCGAAGGTCGGGATCGGCCCGAACCGGCACAAGGGCTACGGGCTGGCCGTCGCGCTCAGTGTCTCGCTGCCCGTCCTCGACCGTGCGGTCGCCGAGAAGCTGGTGGACGCGGCGCACCAGGTGTGCCCGTACTCGAACGCCACGCGCGGCAACATCGATGTGACGATCATCCTCGGCTAG
- a CDS encoding serine hydrolase domain-containing protein, producing the protein MDVSGAVAEGFEPVREAFVRNFEVLGDRGAAVTVYRDGRKVVDLWGGSRDVDGGAGADSAGVAGSPDSTGSADGRAPWEQGTAQIVRSATKGVAAAALLLLHQRGELDLDAPVGTYWPQYKAAGKERTLVRHLLAHRAGVPVLDRPLTPAEAADPDLGAAAVAAQAPAWEPGTDHGYHAQTYSWLTGELVRRVTGRTVGEWVADEIAGPVGADLWLGLPPAQRARVGRVGQVDAPAQTGALRTRPKPAVTAAYADPASLTSRAFAAITPLPDENDPAYRAAALPASNGIATSDGLARFYASLIGDVDGGTRLLRPETVALARGEQSSGPDRVLVVHTRFGLGYMLHGPASPLLSPTSFGHPGRGGALGLADPESGVAFGYVTNGFRTSVTADPRAQALLRALRTALAAGR; encoded by the coding sequence GTGGACGTGAGCGGTGCGGTGGCCGAGGGCTTCGAGCCGGTCCGGGAGGCGTTCGTACGGAACTTCGAGGTGCTCGGGGACCGGGGTGCGGCCGTGACCGTCTACCGGGACGGGCGCAAGGTCGTCGACCTGTGGGGCGGCAGCCGGGACGTCGACGGCGGGGCCGGCGCGGACAGCGCAGGCGTCGCGGGCAGTCCGGACAGCACGGGCAGTGCGGACGGCAGGGCGCCCTGGGAACAGGGCACCGCGCAGATCGTGCGCTCGGCGACGAAGGGCGTGGCGGCCGCCGCGCTCCTGCTGCTGCACCAGCGCGGGGAACTCGACCTGGACGCGCCCGTGGGGACGTACTGGCCGCAGTACAAGGCGGCCGGCAAGGAGCGCACGCTGGTGCGGCACCTGCTCGCGCACCGCGCGGGCGTACCCGTGCTGGACCGGCCGCTGACGCCCGCCGAAGCCGCCGATCCCGACCTCGGCGCGGCGGCGGTGGCGGCCCAGGCGCCGGCCTGGGAACCCGGGACGGACCACGGGTACCACGCGCAGACGTACAGCTGGCTCACCGGCGAGCTGGTCCGGCGGGTCACCGGGCGGACCGTCGGCGAGTGGGTCGCCGACGAGATCGCCGGGCCGGTCGGGGCCGACCTCTGGCTCGGCCTGCCGCCGGCGCAGCGCGCGCGGGTGGGGCGCGTGGGGCAGGTGGACGCGCCCGCGCAGACAGGGGCGCTCAGGACCCGGCCCAAGCCCGCCGTGACCGCCGCCTACGCCGATCCCGCCTCCCTCACCAGCCGCGCCTTCGCCGCGATCACCCCGCTCCCCGACGAGAACGACCCGGCCTACCGGGCCGCGGCGCTCCCCGCCTCCAACGGCATCGCCACCTCCGACGGGCTGGCCCGCTTCTACGCTTCCCTGATCGGCGACGTGGACGGCGGAACGAGGCTGCTGCGCCCGGAGACGGTGGCCCTGGCGCGCGGCGAGCAGTCGTCGGGCCCGGACCGGGTGCTCGTCGTGCACACCCGGTTCGGCCTGGGCTACATGCTGCACGGCCCCGCGTCCCCGCTGCTCTCCCCCACCTCCTTCGGCCACCCGGGCCGCGGCGGCGCTCTCGGCCTCGCCGACCCCGAGTCGGGTGTCGCCTTCGGTTACGTCACCAACGGCTTCAGGACGAGCGTGACGGCCGACCCGCGCGCGCAGGCCCTGCTGCGGGCGCTGCGGACGGCCCTGGCGGCCGGCCGCTGA
- a CDS encoding energy-coupling factor ABC transporter ATP-binding protein produces the protein MGPVTDPVTDPVTDAVTPAPSLEVAGLAFAYPDGHQALFGVDFAVARGERVALLGPNGAGKTTLVLHLNGILTGGAGTVTVAGLPVGKQHMAEIRRRVGIVFQDPDDQLFMPTVREDVAFGPAAAGLKGAALEARVDHALAQVGMAEFKDRPPHHLSFGQRRRVAVATVLAMEPEILVLDEPSSNLDPASRRELADILRSLDVTVLMVTHDLPYALELCPRALILSEGVIAADGRTGDLLADDTLMRAHRLELPFGFDPRSATMGA, from the coding sequence ATGGGCCCTGTGACCGACCCAGTGACCGACCCCGTGACCGACGCCGTGACGCCCGCGCCCTCCCTGGAAGTGGCCGGGCTGGCCTTCGCCTACCCCGACGGCCACCAGGCCCTGTTCGGCGTGGACTTCGCCGTCGCGCGAGGCGAGCGGGTCGCGCTGCTCGGCCCCAACGGCGCCGGCAAGACGACCCTCGTGCTGCACCTCAACGGGATCCTGACCGGCGGCGCGGGCACGGTGACGGTGGCCGGGCTGCCCGTCGGCAAGCAGCACATGGCCGAGATCCGCCGCAGGGTGGGCATCGTCTTCCAGGACCCGGACGACCAGTTGTTCATGCCGACGGTCCGCGAGGACGTGGCGTTCGGACCGGCGGCCGCCGGACTGAAGGGGGCCGCGCTGGAGGCGCGGGTCGACCACGCGCTCGCACAGGTCGGCATGGCCGAGTTCAAGGACCGCCCGCCGCACCACCTGTCCTTCGGCCAGCGGCGCCGGGTGGCCGTCGCGACGGTGCTCGCGATGGAGCCGGAGATCCTCGTCCTGGACGAGCCGTCCTCCAACCTCGACCCCGCCTCGCGCCGCGAACTGGCGGACATCCTGCGCTCGTTGGACGTCACCGTGCTCATGGTCACGCACGACCTGCCGTACGCCCTGGAGCTGTGCCCGCGGGCGCTGATCCTCAGCGAGGGCGTGATCGCGGCGGACGGCCGGACCGGCGATCTGCTCGCCGACGACACCCTCATGCGCGCCCATCGCCTGGAGCTGCCCTTCGGGTTCGACCCGCGCTCGGCCACAATGGGCGCGTGA
- a CDS encoding MarR family winged helix-turn-helix transcriptional regulator, with protein sequence MTNEAPTAAGTLLLDEQLCFALYAAQRAVTAAYRPLLDELGLTYPQYLVLLVLWERGETTVKELASALRLDYGTMSPLLKRLETAGLVRRERSARDERSVLVACTGRGEELKGRAERVPGDLLASTGLEAADVARLREDLWGLAQRAQDAADRAR encoded by the coding sequence GTGACGAACGAGGCACCCACCGCCGCCGGCACGCTGCTCCTGGACGAGCAGCTGTGCTTCGCGCTGTACGCGGCCCAACGCGCGGTGACGGCCGCGTACCGGCCGCTCCTGGACGAACTGGGGCTCACCTACCCCCAGTACCTGGTGCTGCTGGTCCTGTGGGAGCGCGGTGAGACGACCGTCAAGGAGCTGGCGTCGGCCCTGCGCCTCGACTACGGCACGATGTCGCCGCTCCTGAAGCGGCTGGAGACGGCGGGGCTGGTACGCCGGGAGCGCTCGGCGCGGGACGAGCGCTCGGTGCTCGTCGCGTGCACCGGGCGCGGGGAGGAACTGAAGGGGCGCGCGGAGCGCGTGCCCGGCGACCTGCTCGCGTCGACGGGGCTGGAGGCGGCGGACGTCGCGCGGTTGCGCGAGGACCTGTGGGGGCTCGCGCAACGGGCACAGGACGCGGCGGACCGCGCCCGCTGA
- a CDS encoding EamA family transporter, protein MTPLVTAAVLVAAITHAGWNAIAHRITDKLVGFTLIAGGGMLIGLVLAAFTAFPAARAWPYLLSSAVVHIAYYALLMRSFRLGDFGQAYPLARGSAPLVVTVLAAVFAHEVPDGWAAAGVALSCAGLTGVALWGLRGRRPDWAAIGAALATGLTIAAYTVIDGLGVRASGSSLGYIAWLMAVQGAVLPAYAVHRWRGRTAAVLRPFAALGLLGSALSVLAYALVLWAQTRAELAPIAALRESSVIVGAAIGALFFKERFGAPRIIAAGLLVVGIGLMLHTG, encoded by the coding sequence GTGACCCCGCTGGTCACCGCGGCCGTCCTGGTCGCCGCGATCACCCACGCCGGCTGGAACGCCATCGCCCACCGGATCACCGACAAGCTCGTCGGGTTCACCCTGATCGCCGGCGGCGGCATGCTCATCGGGCTCGTGCTCGCCGCGTTCACCGCGTTCCCGGCGGCCCGCGCATGGCCGTACCTGCTGTCCTCGGCCGTCGTCCACATCGCCTATTACGCACTGCTGATGCGGTCGTTCCGGCTCGGCGACTTCGGGCAGGCGTACCCCCTCGCGCGCGGCTCCGCGCCGCTCGTCGTCACCGTCCTCGCCGCCGTCTTCGCGCACGAGGTGCCGGACGGCTGGGCAGCCGCCGGAGTCGCGCTGTCGTGCGCGGGGCTTACCGGTGTCGCCCTGTGGGGACTGCGCGGCCGGCGGCCGGACTGGGCGGCGATCGGCGCCGCGCTGGCGACCGGGCTCACCATCGCCGCCTACACCGTCATCGACGGGCTGGGCGTCCGCGCCTCCGGATCCTCCCTGGGGTACATCGCCTGGCTGATGGCGGTGCAGGGAGCCGTCCTCCCGGCGTACGCCGTCCACCGCTGGCGCGGGCGGACCGCCGCCGTCCTGCGCCCCTTCGCCGCCCTCGGCCTCCTCGGCTCCGCGCTGTCCGTCCTCGCGTACGCCCTCGTCCTGTGGGCCCAGACCCGGGCCGAACTCGCCCCGATCGCCGCGCTGCGTGAATCGTCGGTCATCGTCGGCGCGGCCATCGGCGCCCTGTTCTTCAAGGAACGGTTCGGCGCGCCCCGCATCATCGCGGCGGGGCTCCTGGTCGTCGGTATCGGGCTGATGCTGCACACCGGCTGA
- a CDS encoding DUF1876 domain-containing protein codes for MHTTVGWHVELEFEEDGRHTHAVALVRLPDGTEIRTHGHATRHNVDIDQPRVGEEIAGARALNEIAMQLLTKAHVEIDEDSGRRSHSINV; via the coding sequence ATGCACACCACTGTCGGATGGCATGTCGAGCTGGAGTTCGAGGAGGACGGTCGGCACACGCACGCGGTCGCGCTGGTACGCCTGCCCGACGGGACCGAGATCAGGACCCATGGGCATGCCACCCGGCACAACGTGGACATCGACCAGCCGCGGGTCGGCGAGGAGATAGCCGGCGCCCGTGCCCTCAACGAGATCGCCATGCAGTTGCTGACCAAGGCCCATGTGGAGATCGACGAGGACTCGGGCCGCAGATCGCACTCGATCAACGTGTGA
- a CDS encoding YbaK/EbsC family protein: MTTTAAHPRFAEALGDLGLDQLHSRVRRFPEATRTAAEAAAAIGCELSQICKSLIFAADGVPVLVLMDGASRVDVELVRKELGADKVTRAAADVVRETTGYAIGGVPPFGHRTRTRVLADRNLLAHDVVWAAAGNPHVVFPMAPQDLVRYADATLVDVREHTA; the protein is encoded by the coding sequence ATGACGACGACAGCCGCGCACCCCCGTTTCGCCGAGGCCCTGGGCGACCTGGGCCTCGACCAGCTGCACAGCCGTGTCCGCCGCTTCCCCGAGGCGACCAGGACCGCCGCCGAGGCCGCCGCCGCGATCGGGTGCGAGCTGAGCCAGATCTGCAAGTCGCTGATCTTCGCGGCGGACGGGGTGCCGGTGCTCGTGCTGATGGACGGGGCGTCCCGCGTCGACGTGGAGCTGGTGCGCAAGGAACTCGGCGCGGACAAGGTGACCCGGGCCGCCGCCGACGTCGTACGGGAGACCACCGGGTACGCGATCGGTGGCGTGCCGCCCTTCGGGCACCGGACGCGGACCCGGGTGCTGGCCGACCGGAACCTGCTCGCGCACGACGTCGTGTGGGCCGCCGCCGGGAACCCGCACGTCGTCTTCCCCATGGCGCCCCAGGACCTGGTCCGGTACGCCGACGCGACCCTCGTGGACGTGCGCGAGCACACCGCGTGA
- a CDS encoding energy-coupling factor ABC transporter permease — translation MHVPDGFINAPTSAVTAVVAAGAIAVSLRGARRELDDRTAPLAGLVAAFIFAVQMLNFPVAAGTSGHLLGGALAAILVGPYTGVLCVSVVLLMQGILFADGGLTALGVNVTDMAIVTTVVSYAVFRALVKVLPRGRRSLTAASFVAAALSVPAAAVAFTLLYWIGGTTDVAIGRVATAMIGVHVLIGIGEAVITALTVGAVVAVRPDLVYGARDLRQKLQLRVHGELVDAPAAEGTPAGAGTAPVAARTSRRTLWVTGLVTSLVLAGFVSFYASANPDGLEKVAADKGIDEKAEEHASADSPLADYGVKDVTNARLSGGLAGVIGVGATVVAGSTVFWAVRRRRTAGDVSPTAAESA, via the coding sequence GTGCACGTACCCGACGGATTCATCAACGCCCCGACCTCCGCCGTGACCGCGGTCGTCGCCGCCGGCGCCATCGCCGTGAGCCTGCGCGGCGCGCGCCGCGAGCTCGACGACCGGACCGCGCCGTTGGCCGGCCTCGTCGCGGCGTTCATCTTCGCCGTGCAGATGCTGAACTTCCCCGTCGCCGCGGGAACCAGCGGACATCTGCTCGGCGGCGCACTCGCCGCGATACTCGTGGGCCCCTACACCGGGGTCCTGTGCGTGTCCGTGGTCCTGCTGATGCAGGGCATCCTCTTCGCCGACGGCGGGCTGACCGCGCTCGGCGTGAACGTCACCGACATGGCGATCGTCACGACGGTCGTGTCGTACGCCGTCTTCCGGGCCCTGGTGAAGGTGCTGCCGCGTGGCCGCCGGTCCCTCACGGCCGCGTCCTTCGTCGCCGCCGCGCTGTCCGTGCCCGCCGCCGCCGTGGCCTTCACGCTCCTGTACTGGATCGGCGGCACCACCGACGTGGCGATCGGCAGGGTGGCCACCGCGATGATCGGCGTGCACGTGCTGATCGGCATCGGCGAGGCCGTGATCACCGCGCTGACCGTGGGAGCCGTCGTCGCCGTACGGCCGGATCTGGTCTACGGCGCGCGCGATCTGCGGCAGAAGCTCCAGCTGCGGGTGCACGGCGAACTCGTCGACGCCCCGGCGGCCGAGGGGACGCCGGCCGGCGCGGGCACCGCGCCCGTGGCGGCGCGCACCTCCCGGCGCACGCTGTGGGTGACGGGTCTGGTCACCTCCCTCGTCCTGGCCGGCTTCGTCAGCTTCTACGCCTCCGCGAACCCCGACGGCCTGGAGAAGGTCGCCGCCGACAAGGGCATCGACGAGAAGGCCGAGGAGCACGCCTCCGCCGACTCCCCGCTCGCCGACTACGGCGTCAAGGACGTGACGAACGCACGCCTGTCCGGCGGCCTCGCGGGCGTGATCGGCGTCGGCGCGACCGTCGTCGCGGGCAGCACGGTGTTCTGGGCGGTGCGCAGGCGCCGGACCGCCGGCGACGTGTCGCCCACGGCCGCAGAGAGCGCCTGA
- a CDS encoding MMPL family transporter, whose product MATFLYKLGRLAFRRRHFVALIWVALLTLAGVGAASAPAAGSTSFSIPGVEAQKAFDLLEQRFPGASADGATGRIVFKAPEGQKMTDAANRATVEKTVKTLGDGSEVVSVTDPFTTNAVSKDGTVAYTSVKYDAPGMELKDPTRDALEKAGDDARATGLTVDVGGDALQAGAEPGAVGEIVGLALAAVVLVITLGSLVAAGLPLLTAIIGVGIGVSTITALAKALDLGDTTSTLALMIGLAVGIDYALFIVSRYRSELAEGRDREEAVGRATGTAGSAVVFAGLTVVIALAGLAVVNVPMLTKMGLAAAGTVVVAVLIALTMIPALLGYAGRKIRATGEKRKPADDQGKQQKQGKQGKPGPGVRWASFVIRRPAAVLLLGVVGLGTIAVPATQLELGLPDDGSQPTSTTQRRAYDLLSEGFGPGFNGPLMIVVDARGSDDPKAAATTVTDGIKNLEDVATVTPAMFNKAGDTATITVIPGSKPSSARTEDLVHAIRDQGTDVRADTGAQVLVTGTTAMNIDFSQKLNDALIPYLGLVVGLAFLLLIVVFRSILVPLKAALGFLLSVLAAIGAVVAVFQWGWLGGLIGVEETGPIMSMMPIFMVGVVFGLAMDYEVFLVTRMREAYVHGESPSQAIVTGFRHSAKVVAAAAIIMMAVFGGFISSSEAMIKMIGFGLAIAVFFDAFIVRMAIVPAVLALLGKKAWWLPKWLDRALPNVDVEGEGLRTQDEAAPSGDGDEDRELVRA is encoded by the coding sequence GTGGCCACGTTCCTCTACAAACTCGGCCGGCTCGCCTTCCGGCGCCGCCACTTCGTCGCCCTGATATGGGTGGCGCTGCTGACCCTCGCCGGCGTCGGCGCCGCCTCCGCGCCCGCCGCCGGATCGACCTCCTTCTCCATCCCGGGCGTCGAGGCCCAGAAGGCCTTCGACCTGCTGGAACAGCGCTTCCCCGGGGCCAGCGCCGACGGCGCGACCGGGCGCATCGTCTTCAAGGCCCCCGAGGGCCAGAAGATGACCGACGCCGCCAACCGGGCGACCGTCGAGAAGACCGTCAAGACGCTGGGCGACGGCTCCGAGGTCGTCTCCGTGACCGACCCGTTCACGACCAACGCCGTGAGCAAGGACGGAACGGTCGCCTACACGTCGGTGAAGTACGACGCCCCCGGCATGGAGCTGAAGGACCCCACCCGGGACGCCCTGGAGAAGGCCGGCGACGACGCCAGGGCCACCGGACTGACCGTCGACGTCGGCGGTGACGCCCTCCAGGCCGGCGCCGAGCCCGGCGCGGTCGGCGAGATCGTCGGTCTCGCGCTCGCCGCCGTGGTCCTCGTCATCACCCTGGGCTCACTGGTCGCGGCCGGACTACCGCTGCTGACGGCGATCATCGGCGTCGGGATCGGCGTCTCCACCATCACCGCCCTCGCCAAGGCGCTCGACCTCGGCGACACCACCTCCACCCTGGCGCTGATGATCGGTCTCGCGGTCGGCATCGACTACGCGCTGTTCATCGTCTCCCGCTACCGGAGCGAGCTGGCCGAGGGCCGCGACCGCGAGGAGGCGGTCGGCCGCGCCACCGGCACGGCCGGCTCGGCGGTCGTCTTCGCGGGACTCACGGTCGTGATCGCACTGGCGGGCCTCGCGGTCGTCAACGTGCCGATGCTGACCAAGATGGGCCTCGCGGCGGCGGGCACCGTCGTGGTGGCCGTCCTCATCGCGCTGACCATGATCCCGGCACTGCTCGGCTACGCGGGCAGGAAGATCAGGGCCACCGGCGAGAAGCGCAAGCCGGCCGACGACCAGGGCAAGCAGCAGAAGCAGGGCAAGCAGGGCAAGCCCGGACCGGGCGTCCGCTGGGCGAGCTTCGTCATCCGCCGTCCGGCCGCCGTCCTGCTGCTCGGCGTGGTCGGTCTCGGCACGATCGCCGTCCCGGCCACCCAGCTGGAGCTGGGCCTGCCCGACGACGGCTCGCAACCGACGTCCACGACCCAGCGCCGGGCCTACGACCTGCTGTCGGAGGGCTTCGGCCCCGGGTTCAACGGCCCGCTGATGATCGTGGTCGACGCCCGCGGCAGCGACGACCCCAAGGCGGCGGCCACCACGGTGACCGACGGCATCAAGAACCTCGAGGACGTCGCCACGGTCACCCCGGCGATGTTCAACAAAGCCGGCGACACCGCGACGATCACCGTGATCCCGGGCTCCAAGCCCTCCTCGGCCCGGACCGAGGACCTGGTCCACGCCATCCGCGACCAGGGCACCGACGTCAGGGCCGACACGGGCGCGCAGGTGCTGGTGACCGGCACCACCGCGATGAACATCGACTTCTCGCAGAAGCTCAACGACGCGCTGATCCCGTACCTGGGACTGGTGGTCGGCCTGGCCTTCCTGCTGCTGATCGTGGTGTTCCGCTCCATCCTCGTCCCGCTGAAGGCGGCCCTCGGCTTCCTGCTGAGCGTGCTCGCCGCGATCGGCGCCGTGGTCGCGGTCTTCCAGTGGGGCTGGCTCGGCGGCCTGATCGGCGTGGAGGAGACCGGCCCGATCATGTCGATGATGCCGATCTTCATGGTGGGCGTGGTCTTCGGTCTCGCGATGGACTACGAGGTGTTCCTCGTGACCCGTATGCGGGAGGCGTACGTCCACGGCGAGAGCCCGAGCCAGGCCATCGTCACCGGCTTCCGGCACAGCGCCAAGGTGGTGGCCGCCGCCGCGATCATCATGATGGCCGTCTTCGGCGGCTTCATCAGCTCCAGCGAGGCGATGATCAAGATGATCGGCTTCGGTCTCGCCATCGCCGTCTTCTTCGACGCGTTCATCGTGCGCATGGCGATCGTGCCGGCGGTGCTGGCCCTGCTCGGCAAGAAGGCCTGGTGGCTGCCGAAGTGGCTGGACCGCGCGCTGCCCAACGTGGACGTCGAGGGCGAGGGTCTGCGGACCCAGGACGAGGCCGCCCCGTCCGGGGACGGCGACGAGGACCGGGAACTGGTACGCGCCTGA